One part of the Desulfonema ishimotonii genome encodes these proteins:
- a CDS encoding SPFH domain-containing protein, which translates to MRTVYSPIYTLKQYERGIVEFFGKYRRFVEPGLHFQLPFVELTRIRDIREHTMDFPPQDVITKDNVEITVDGIIWARPGLDSEDVKMSFYHIDDWSTAVLELAKTNLRQEFGKLTLDESLVAREKIASNLQLSLDKMTDNWGIKVCNVEIKLIDPPEDIKKAMHKQKIAEQERRAMRLLATGKFEAAEQEKKATIQVAEGRKEAEIRVAEGKAKAIELVNEAAEKYFAGNAQDLKKLEVTENCLKNNTKVVLTDKGITPQLVVGDLPVIEKQTHQNTDMK; encoded by the coding sequence ATGCGAACTGTTTACAGCCCGATTTACACACTGAAACAATACGAACGCGGCATTGTTGAGTTCTTTGGCAAATACAGACGATTCGTGGAACCCGGTCTTCATTTCCAACTGCCCTTTGTTGAACTCACCCGGATCAGGGATATCAGAGAGCATACAATGGATTTTCCGCCTCAGGATGTGATCACAAAAGATAATGTCGAGATCACGGTTGACGGCATCATCTGGGCCAGGCCGGGTCTTGATTCTGAGGACGTAAAGATGTCTTTTTACCACATTGATGACTGGAGTACCGCTGTTCTGGAACTGGCCAAAACAAATCTGAGACAGGAATTCGGTAAGCTGACACTGGATGAAAGTCTGGTTGCCAGGGAAAAGATTGCCTCCAATCTCCAGCTTTCACTGGATAAAATGACGGACAACTGGGGCATAAAAGTCTGTAATGTTGAAATAAAACTGATAGATCCGCCCGAGGATATAAAAAAGGCGATGCACAAGCAGAAGATTGCGGAACAGGAGCGCCGTGCCATGCGGCTTTTGGCAACCGGAAAATTTGAAGCGGCCGAGCAGGAAAAAAAGGCGACGATTCAGGTCGCAGAGGGCCGGAAGGAAGCTGAGATACGGGTCGCGGAAGGTAAGGCAAAAGCAATTGAGCTTGTTAATGAGGCCGCAGAGAAATATTTTGCCGGGAATGCACAGGATTTAAAGAAACTCGAAGTGACCGAAAATTGTCTCAAGAACAACACAAAAGTTGTTCTTACGGACAAGGGCATTACGCCCCAGCTGGTTGTGGGAGACTTGCCGGTTATTGAAAAACAGACGCATCAGAAT